GTTATTTGGACCACGGTCACCCGGATATGGCGCTGAATACGATGGCCATCTTCGGTGTTCAAGACCGGCTCGCGGCATCCAATGAACGATGCTCGCTGTTGCCGAACTGATATGATACTAGTGCGAACTGAAACCCTGAACCTGCTGCAAGAAAGAATGGAGACATCTCATGCATCCCATCATCCTGCCAGTCCAAAGTGATGAGAACCTGAAGGTCTTCGCTTACCCCGAAGGTGGCGGAATCAAGATCGGCCTGCGTGAAGGCGGTTACCTGAACGTCGGACTGTTCCGGGCGGCCTATCACAAGAAAGAGAGCATCGGCCAGACGCTCACGAGCGGACCAGTAACGGCCCAAGTGATCGCGCGCGGCGACGGGATCGAACTCGTCGTGACCATCAAGCTGCCGCACGGCACGATCATCGAGCGGACCATCTCGCCCGCCGTCTGCGACGAGCTCGCTGAGCGCGTCAGTCAGGCCGACATGCTGCTTTACTCCTACGTCTACGACGACTCGGCGGATGTCGACCACAGCGTCCCGAAACCCCTGCCGCTGGAGCAGGCCGTTATCGACACTGTCGAAAAGGAGTGATCTCGAACTTTCGAAGACGAGACACCAAGATCCCTGCTGCGCTTGCAGCGGGGGTCTTTTCATTTTCCGCGCCAGCCGAGGGAGGCCACATTGCCAAAACCCGCGGCCTAGGATTAACTGGGAGTGCTCTTTATAACCCCAGAACCCCGGAGGTCGGCCATGGCCGGACACCATCATCATGACCACGACGGCACGGCTCGGACCGTGGCCGTGAATCTGACCGTCAACGCGACGCTCACGCTGGCCAAGTGGCTGGCCTATTTCCTAACCGGCTCGCCGTCGCTTTTCGGCGAAGCAGCCCATTCGACCGCCGACTCGCTGAATCCGATCCTGCTCTGGTTCGGCCTGCGCCGCGGCCGCCTGCCCAAGGACGCCGCCCATCCGCTCGGCCACGGCCGCGAGACCTTCTTCTGGTCGCTCATCGCGGCCGAGATGATGCTGCTCCTGGGCGCAGGACTGACCGCCTACCACGGGCTCAAGACCATCATCACCGGCGACCGCCCCGATTACTCTCCCTGGTCGCTCGGCATCATGGGTTTCGCGCTCTGCGCCGAAGGCTTCACCCTGTTCCTGTCCTGGAAAAAGATCCGGCAGGAACGCGGCGCGACCCTCGCGGCCAAGATCCGCGGCACGAGCGACACCGTGACGCTCGGCATCCTGATTGAGAACGGCGTGGACGCGCTCGCGGTGCTCCTGGCTTTCCTGGGCTTCGGCCTGTTCGCGCTGACCGGCCAACCGCTCTGGGACGCGGGCTTCTCGCTCGCGATCGCCGCGCTGCTCGCGACCTCCTCGCTCTTTCTCATCAACCGCAACCGGTCGCTGCTCGTCGGCGAGACCGCGCGGCCGGAGACCGTCGCCAGGATCATCCTGATCGCGGCCGTTCACCCGGCGGTCGACGTGGTCGTCGCCGCGACGGCGGTCATGCTCGACGCCGACCGGGTCCACTGCCATCTGCAGCTCAGGCTCAAGACTGACGGCTTCGTCTGGCGCTGGTGCTCCGGCCCGGCCGCGAGACCCTATCTCGCCGGCGACCCGGTGACCTGGACGCTCGACCAGCTGACCAAGGAACTCGCGTCAGTCCGATCCGCGATCAGATCCTCCGTACCGGAAGTCGCTTCGGTCGACATCGAGATCGTCCGCTGACAACAAAACGCTCCCCCTCGGGAGCGTTTTTTTCGCCTCTATCGGCGGGTCGCGGTCGTCCAGCCTCAGAAGATCTTGTCGATGATGCCGTATTTCAGCGCTTCCGGCGCGCTCATGAAATAATCACGGTCCGTGTCCTTCTCCACCTTGGCGAAAGCCTGGCCGGTACTGTCGGCCAGAATGCGATTCAATTGGTCCTT
The Patescibacteria group bacterium genome window above contains:
- a CDS encoding cation diffusion facilitator family transporter, whose product is MAGHHHHDHDGTARTVAVNLTVNATLTLAKWLAYFLTGSPSLFGEAAHSTADSLNPILLWFGLRRGRLPKDAAHPLGHGRETFFWSLIAAEMMLLLGAGLTAYHGLKTIITGDRPDYSPWSLGIMGFALCAEGFTLFLSWKKIRQERGATLAAKIRGTSDTVTLGILIENGVDALAVLLAFLGFGLFALTGQPLWDAGFSLAIAALLATSSLFLINRNRSLLVGETARPETVARIILIAAVHPAVDVVVAATAVMLDADRVHCHLQLRLKTDGFVWRWCSGPAARPYLAGDPVTWTLDQLTKELASVRSAIRSSVPEVASVDIEIVR